The following proteins are encoded in a genomic region of Rubrobacter xylanophilus DSM 9941:
- a CDS encoding FAD-dependent oxidoreductase, which yields MNAMKKVLVIGGGIAGPVAAVALRRAGIEATVYEARVEPRDHEGFFLNLASNGLRVLKALGIDVAERADGFPAPRMVMWSGTGKRLGEVANGLRLPDGTASTIVRRGALRRALREEAERRGVEVAFGKRLVSYEAFPGGVVARFEDGAEAGGDLLVGADGIHSRVRTAMDPAAPRPSYTGLISVGGYARLPGLAPTPETQHFVFGRRAFFGYLVREGGEVWWFANLSRPGEPSRAELSGVPAEEWRRRLLEVFSGDMDLIGEIIRATRGEIGAYPVHDIPTAPVWHAGPAVLVGDAVHATSPNSGQGASLAVEDALVLARCLRDLPEPERAFAAYERLRRERVERVVAYSRRIGQSKAVGNPLARWLRDAILPFALKRFASPDAHAWLYDYRVDWDERVA from the coding sequence ATGAACGCTATGAAGAAGGTCCTCGTGATCGGAGGCGGCATCGCCGGCCCCGTCGCGGCGGTGGCGCTGCGACGGGCCGGGATCGAGGCCACCGTCTACGAGGCGCGCGTCGAGCCCCGGGACCACGAGGGGTTCTTCCTCAACCTCGCCTCCAACGGGCTGCGGGTGTTGAAGGCCCTCGGCATCGACGTTGCGGAGCGGGCCGACGGCTTCCCCGCCCCGCGGATGGTGATGTGGAGCGGCACCGGCAAGCGGCTCGGCGAGGTCGCAAACGGCCTCCGGCTGCCCGACGGCACCGCGAGCACCATCGTCAGGCGCGGCGCGCTCCGGCGGGCGCTGCGCGAGGAGGCCGAGAGGCGGGGCGTCGAGGTGGCCTTCGGCAAGCGCCTCGTCTCCTACGAGGCGTTCCCCGGAGGGGTCGTCGCCCGCTTCGAGGACGGCGCGGAGGCCGGGGGCGACCTGCTCGTCGGCGCGGACGGCATCCACTCTCGTGTCCGTACCGCGATGGACCCCGCGGCCCCACGCCCCAGCTACACGGGCCTGATCAGCGTCGGCGGGTACGCCCGCCTGCCCGGCCTCGCCCCGACCCCCGAGACCCAGCACTTCGTCTTCGGGAGGCGGGCGTTCTTCGGGTACCTGGTCAGGGAGGGCGGGGAGGTCTGGTGGTTCGCCAACCTCTCCCGCCCCGGGGAGCCCTCGCGCGCCGAGCTCTCCGGCGTCCCGGCGGAGGAGTGGAGGCGGAGGCTGCTGGAGGTCTTCTCGGGCGACATGGACCTCATCGGGGAGATCATCCGCGCCACGCGCGGGGAGATCGGGGCCTACCCCGTCCACGACATCCCCACGGCCCCCGTCTGGCACGCCGGCCCGGCGGTGCTCGTCGGCGACGCCGTGCACGCCACCTCCCCCAACTCCGGGCAGGGCGCCTCGCTGGCGGTGGAGGACGCGCTCGTGCTCGCCAGATGCCTGCGCGACCTCCCGGAGCCGGAGCGGGCCTTCGCCGCCTACGAGCGGCTGCGGCGGGAGCGCGTGGAGAGGGTCGTCGCGTACTCGCGCCGGATCGGGCAGTCCAAGGCCGTCGGCAACCCCCTCGCGCGGTGGCTAAGGGACGCGATCCTGCCGTTCGCCCTCAAGCGCTTCGCCAGCCCGGACGCCCACGCCTGGCTCTACGACTACCGCGTGGACTGGGACGAGAGGGTGGCATGA
- a CDS encoding SgcJ/EcaC family oxidoreductase: protein MHEKTSADEAAIHELFEKLLADWCRGDGEAYGSRFTEDADYVAFDGTLIEGRAEIASSHQKLFDGFLKGSRLTGRIERVRFLGPDVALVRATGDTVMPGKSRPSPERRSIQTLVAVRRDGEWRFAAFHNTRVRPIEGGFAAFLLWALTDRLWRAFGPGGAARG from the coding sequence GTGCACGAAAAGACCTCTGCTGACGAGGCAGCCATCCACGAGCTCTTCGAAAAACTGCTCGCCGACTGGTGCAGGGGAGACGGCGAGGCTTACGGCTCCCGGTTCACCGAGGACGCCGACTACGTGGCTTTCGACGGCACGCTCATCGAGGGGCGGGCGGAGATCGCCTCCTCCCACCAAAAGCTCTTCGACGGTTTTTTGAAGGGCTCACGCCTGACGGGTCGGATCGAGCGCGTGAGGTTCCTCGGTCCCGACGTGGCCCTGGTCCGCGCGACCGGGGACACGGTGATGCCCGGAAAGAGCAGGCCGTCACCGGAGCGGCGCTCGATCCAGACGCTCGTCGCGGTCCGGCGAGACGGGGAGTGGCGCTTCGCCGCCTTCCACAACACGCGCGTCCGGCCCATCGAAGGCGGTTTCGCAGCGTTCCTGCTCTGGGCTCTCACCGACCGGCTGTGGAGGGCCTTCGGTCCGGGAGGAGCCGCGCGTGGGTAG
- a CDS encoding PadR family transcriptional regulator encodes MKRKKRRFSNPLALAVLALLYERPMHPYEMAATMKERGKHESIKLNYGSLYSVVEALVREGLISPKETVRQGRRPERTVYKLTEAGKVEFLGWLRELLREPVKEYTRFAAGLSFLAALPPEEAAALLEERARRLEGDVENMRATLGGLMERGLPRLFLIESEHELVLKEAELRWVRDISREIRGGALEGMQQWRAFHSGTGGGRRGAGP; translated from the coding sequence ATGAAGAGGAAGAAGAGGAGGTTCTCCAACCCGCTGGCGCTTGCGGTGCTGGCGCTCCTGTACGAGCGGCCGATGCACCCGTACGAGATGGCGGCGACGATGAAGGAGCGGGGCAAGCACGAGTCCATAAAGCTGAACTACGGGTCGCTGTACTCGGTGGTGGAGGCGCTGGTGCGGGAGGGTTTGATCTCTCCCAAGGAGACCGTCCGGCAGGGGCGCCGTCCGGAGCGCACCGTCTACAAGTTGACGGAGGCGGGGAAGGTCGAGTTTCTCGGCTGGCTGCGCGAGCTCTTGAGGGAGCCGGTCAAGGAGTACACCCGGTTCGCCGCGGGGCTCTCCTTCCTCGCGGCGCTGCCGCCGGAGGAGGCCGCAGCCCTCCTCGAGGAGCGCGCGCGCCGCCTCGAGGGGGACGTGGAGAACATGCGCGCCACGCTCGGTGGGCTCATGGAGCGGGGCCTGCCCCGGCTCTTCCTCATTGAGTCCGAGCACGAGCTCGTCCTGAAGGAGGCGGAGCTCCGGTGGGTGCGCGATATCTCCCGCGAGATAAGGGGCGGCGCGCTCGAGGGAATGCAGCAGTGGCGGGCCTTCCACTCCGGTACGGGGGGCGGGCGGCGAGGAGCGGGCCCATGA
- a CDS encoding cytochrome ubiquinol oxidase subunit I: protein MPVGDIEFPVIGNDALIPVLVVPHILIAAFVIGMSLIAPVSEYLGLVTKQPHYDRFARNAAKFTILIFASGSAIAITFVLMLITLYPVFWSYLQNIMFWALLAEAFMFVGEIILLYAWYNAWDRMAYRKRLHVVFGFMAGLFGLAQQTFINVVGSYMLTPSEAPATNVGATFLNPTFVPLNMHRFVGNLSYVGFLIAGWAAWRYLRSTGENDREYYDWMGHFGLLWGFGFLLLQPIIGYGYLKSIREHNPAAFDYLMVGEKSWLFNLLAIELAVMGVAGVAYFLHRLRFAVRPMPALRGAAAGALGFMAVFGALNAIPADANLVPQIGLVFAGGERTQIPLGDMYPWKYIGLIGMTFAGLFVLALYLRATARGFHWGRSSRWSQYALILVAATVVATMMTMGYARETSRRAEGPGYLINGCITLDQKITPETCPPVTGGSL, encoded by the coding sequence GTGCCGGTAGGCGACATAGAGTTCCCGGTGATCGGCAACGACGCCCTGATCCCGGTGCTGGTGGTGCCCCACATCCTGATCGCCGCCTTCGTGATAGGGATGTCGCTGATCGCGCCGGTGAGCGAGTACCTGGGGCTCGTCACCAAGCAGCCCCACTACGACCGCTTCGCCCGCAACGCCGCCAAGTTCACCATCCTGATCTTCGCCTCGGGCTCGGCAATAGCCATCACGTTCGTCCTGATGCTCATAACCCTCTACCCGGTGTTCTGGTCGTACCTGCAGAACATCATGTTCTGGGCGCTTTTGGCGGAGGCCTTCATGTTCGTGGGGGAGATCATCCTGCTCTACGCCTGGTACAACGCCTGGGACCGGATGGCCTACCGGAAGCGGCTGCACGTGGTCTTCGGTTTTATGGCGGGGCTCTTCGGCCTCGCACAGCAGACGTTTATAAACGTGGTGGGCTCCTACATGCTCACCCCCTCGGAGGCCCCGGCGACGAACGTGGGGGCCACGTTCCTGAACCCCACCTTCGTCCCGCTGAACATGCACCGCTTCGTGGGGAACCTCTCCTACGTGGGCTTCCTGATCGCCGGGTGGGCGGCCTGGCGCTACCTCAGGAGCACCGGCGAGAACGACCGCGAGTACTACGACTGGATGGGCCACTTCGGGCTGCTGTGGGGCTTTGGCTTTCTGCTGCTGCAGCCGATCATCGGCTACGGGTACCTGAAGAGCATCCGGGAGCATAACCCGGCGGCCTTCGACTACCTGATGGTGGGGGAGAAGTCCTGGCTGTTCAACCTGCTGGCGATAGAGCTGGCGGTGATGGGGGTCGCGGGCGTGGCGTACTTTCTGCACCGCCTGCGCTTCGCCGTGCGACCGATGCCGGCCCTGCGCGGGGCCGCGGCCGGCGCTTTGGGGTTCATGGCGGTCTTCGGGGCGCTGAACGCGATCCCGGCCGACGCCAACCTCGTGCCCCAGATAGGGCTGGTCTTCGCCGGGGGCGAGAGGACCCAGATACCCCTCGGGGACATGTACCCCTGGAAGTACATCGGCCTGATCGGGATGACCTTCGCCGGCCTGTTCGTCCTGGCCCTCTACCTCAGGGCTACCGCGAGGGGCTTCCACTGGGGGCGCTCCAGCCGCTGGAGCCAGTACGCCCTGATCCTGGTCGCTGCCACCGTCGTCGCCACGATGATGACCATGGGCTACGCCCGTGAGACCTCCCGCAGGGCCGAAGGCCCCGGCTACCTGATAAACGGCTGCATCACCCTCGACCAGAAGATCACCCCGGAAACCTGCCCGCCCGTCACCGGGGGAAGCCTCTAG
- a CDS encoding cytochromesubunit B of the bc complex-like protein: MEIRRGPARPVEDGEVITEENVYERPDEPMAFFPGQVVADLTVSAVLLGVVVALSYLVPAPLTEPADLSTTSYVPRPEWFFFFYDQMLMFFPGSLLIPVGGVVIPFLFFLLLLAVPWLDREPSHSLSRRPFAAVVAFLVVLAVVLNMLLTLVRILNFPQS; the protein is encoded by the coding sequence ATGGAGATCCGGCGCGGTCCGGCCCGTCCCGTGGAGGACGGCGAGGTCATAACCGAGGAGAACGTCTACGAGAGGCCCGACGAGCCGATGGCCTTCTTCCCCGGCCAGGTGGTGGCGGACCTCACCGTCTCGGCGGTCCTGCTCGGGGTGGTGGTGGCGCTCTCCTACCTGGTGCCCGCCCCGCTCACCGAGCCCGCGGACCTCTCCACTACCTCCTACGTGCCGCGGCCGGAGTGGTTCTTCTTCTTCTACGACCAGATGCTCATGTTCTTCCCGGGATCGCTCCTGATCCCGGTCGGCGGCGTGGTGATACCCTTCCTGTTCTTCCTGCTGCTGCTCGCGGTCCCCTGGCTGGACCGGGAGCCCTCTCACAGCCTCTCCCGGCGGCCGTTCGCCGCCGTGGTGGCCTTTCTCGTCGTGCTCGCGGTGGTGCTCAACATGCTGCTGACGCTGGTGAGGATCCTGAACTTCCCCCAGTCCTGA
- a CDS encoding cytochrome b: MSSSGSRAARLGRSVLDWLEERTSIVSMAEHFLYEPVPSRGRWLYTLGSATLFLITLQFLTGILLLFYYVPTTDHAWDSIYYMMSQVYFGRLVRGIHFWSANALIVVIGLHMMRTFLSGAYKRPREMNWVVGVFLIFIVTFLAFTGYGLRWDQEGFWAWEVGVMIASYTPLVGDWVVTFLLGGDTIGPASLSRLFAIHVWLLPALLAPLIGVHLFLLRKHGEFGSEFEYSERLARLRERRRLEGYEEER; encoded by the coding sequence ATGTCGTCTAGCGGGAGCCGGGCCGCCCGGCTCGGGAGGTCGGTTCTGGACTGGCTGGAGGAGAGGACCAGCATCGTCTCCATGGCCGAGCACTTCCTCTACGAGCCGGTCCCGAGCCGGGGCAGGTGGCTCTACACCTTGGGGAGCGCGACGCTCTTTCTCATAACCCTGCAGTTTCTGACCGGCATCCTGCTGCTCTTCTACTACGTGCCCACCACCGACCACGCGTGGGACTCCATCTACTACATGATGAGCCAGGTGTACTTCGGGCGGCTCGTGCGGGGCATCCACTTCTGGTCGGCCAACGCCCTCATCGTGGTGATCGGGCTGCACATGATGCGCACCTTCCTCAGCGGGGCGTACAAGCGGCCCCGGGAGATGAACTGGGTGGTGGGGGTCTTCCTGATCTTCATCGTCACCTTTCTGGCCTTCACGGGCTACGGGCTGCGCTGGGACCAGGAGGGCTTCTGGGCCTGGGAGGTGGGGGTGATGATAGCCTCCTACACCCCGCTCGTGGGGGACTGGGTGGTGACCTTCCTGCTCGGCGGGGACACCATAGGCCCGGCCTCGCTCTCCCGGCTCTTCGCCATCCACGTGTGGCTGCTGCCCGCCCTGCTCGCCCCCCTGATCGGGGTGCACCTGTTCCTGCTGCGCAAGCACGGGGAGTTCGGCAGCGAGTTCGAGTACTCCGAGCGGCTGGCGAGGCTGAGGGAGCGCCGCAGGCTCGAGGGCTACGAGGAGGAGCGCTAG
- a CDS encoding ubiquinol-cytochrome c reductase iron-sulfur subunit, with amino-acid sequence MAGELQKDPVSRGQFLLLGGLGTLVGAALTIPPAVYLLDPAIDSVLRGRSDVPEVWRPVGSVFEVPGGGVRVYRVEFPQRQTYDGGGGLLGEGTITNAVLVSWRDGELPPLLRGRGGGPLSPGEVRELSGRLNVLSNHCTHLGCPVRYFPGRGEILCPCHGGIYDINGGYVGGPPPRGLYRYEFEIRRDGGIYVRHEFEGGKPYVV; translated from the coding sequence GTGGCCGGGGAGCTGCAGAAGGACCCGGTGAGCCGGGGGCAGTTCCTCCTCCTGGGCGGGCTCGGGACGCTGGTCGGCGCCGCGCTCACCATCCCCCCGGCGGTCTACCTGCTCGACCCCGCCATCGACTCGGTGCTGCGGGGGCGCTCCGACGTGCCGGAGGTCTGGCGTCCCGTAGGTTCGGTCTTCGAGGTGCCCGGCGGAGGGGTGAGGGTCTACCGGGTGGAGTTCCCCCAGCGGCAGACCTACGACGGGGGCGGGGGGCTGCTGGGGGAGGGCACCATAACCAACGCCGTGCTCGTCTCCTGGAGGGATGGGGAGCTGCCCCCCCTGCTGCGGGGCAGGGGGGGCGGGCCGCTGAGCCCCGGTGAGGTCCGGGAGCTCAGCGGGAGGCTCAACGTGCTCTCCAACCACTGCACGCACCTCGGTTGCCCCGTGCGCTACTTCCCGGGGCGCGGGGAGATCCTGTGCCCCTGCCACGGCGGCATCTACGACATAAACGGCGGCTACGTCGGCGGCCCGCCGCCGCGCGGCCTGTACCGGTACGAGTTCGAGATCCGCCGGGACGGCGGCATCTACGTCAGGCACGAGTTCGAGGGAGGAAAGCCGTATGTCGTCTAG
- a CDS encoding MFS transporter codes for MSEGSAATKTVESAVPARMDRLPWSGWHWLVIAALGITWILDGLEVTIVGNIAAVLTQPESGLDLTEGQVGLAGGIYIAGACTGALFFSYLTDRYGRKRLFLITLAIYLLFTVATAFSWNFWSFAVFRFLAGTGIGGEYSAIYSAIDELIPARVRGQVALAISGSYWGGAAVGSLLSVALLSEVFVSQFYGWRLAFGLGAVLGLCVLLIRRYIPESPRWLATHGRNEEAERVAAGIEERVKREKGLRELPPIDEDEKITIEQRESIGFGPILRAMFLMYPRRTVLGLVLMGTQAFLYNAVLFTYGLILSGYYGVPGGNVGYYLAAFAVGNLCGPLLLGRLFDRVGRVPMISGCYIASGAVLALSAFLFHQRVLDATTLTALWTLMFFFASSAASAAYLTVSEVFPMEIRAMAIALFYAIATGLGGVTGPIIFGQLIGTGDRSNLLVGFIIAGALMLVAAVFEMFLGVRAERRSLESVAAPLTAIEEQTGSA; via the coding sequence TTGAGCGAGGGCAGCGCGGCCACGAAGACCGTAGAGAGCGCCGTACCGGCCAGGATGGACCGGCTCCCGTGGAGCGGGTGGCACTGGCTCGTCATAGCGGCGCTCGGGATAACCTGGATCCTGGACGGCCTCGAGGTGACCATCGTCGGGAACATAGCGGCCGTCCTCACGCAGCCCGAGTCCGGCCTCGACCTCACCGAGGGGCAGGTCGGGCTCGCCGGCGGCATCTACATCGCCGGGGCCTGCACGGGGGCGCTCTTCTTCTCCTACCTCACCGACCGCTACGGGAGAAAGAGGCTCTTCCTGATCACGCTGGCCATCTACCTGCTCTTCACGGTGGCCACCGCCTTCTCGTGGAACTTCTGGAGCTTCGCCGTCTTCCGCTTTCTGGCGGGCACCGGCATCGGCGGGGAGTACTCCGCCATCTACTCGGCCATAGACGAGCTCATCCCGGCCCGGGTGCGGGGCCAGGTCGCGCTGGCCATCAGCGGCTCGTACTGGGGAGGGGCGGCGGTCGGCAGCCTGCTGAGCGTGGCGCTGCTCTCGGAGGTCTTCGTGTCGCAGTTCTACGGCTGGCGGCTCGCCTTCGGGCTCGGGGCCGTGCTGGGCCTGTGCGTGCTCCTGATCCGGCGCTACATCCCCGAGAGCCCGCGCTGGCTGGCCACCCACGGCCGCAACGAGGAGGCCGAGCGCGTGGCCGCGGGCATAGAGGAGCGGGTAAAGCGCGAGAAGGGGCTGCGGGAGCTTCCGCCCATCGACGAGGACGAGAAGATCACCATCGAGCAGCGCGAGAGCATCGGGTTCGGCCCCATACTGCGGGCGATGTTCCTGATGTACCCCAGGCGCACGGTGCTGGGGCTCGTGCTGATGGGCACCCAGGCCTTTCTGTACAACGCCGTGCTCTTCACCTACGGCCTGATCCTGAGCGGCTACTACGGGGTGCCGGGCGGGAACGTCGGCTACTACCTGGCGGCCTTCGCCGTCGGCAACCTGTGCGGCCCGCTGCTTCTGGGCCGGCTCTTCGACCGGGTGGGGCGGGTGCCCATGATCTCGGGCTGCTACATAGCCTCCGGGGCCGTGCTCGCCCTCTCGGCCTTTCTGTTCCACCAGCGGGTGCTCGACGCCACCACCCTCACGGCGCTGTGGACCCTCATGTTCTTCTTCGCCTCCTCGGCGGCCAGCGCCGCCTACCTCACGGTGAGCGAGGTCTTCCCGATGGAGATCCGGGCCATGGCCATCGCCCTCTTCTACGCGATAGCCACCGGGCTCGGCGGGGTCACCGGCCCGATCATCTTCGGCCAGCTCATCGGCACCGGCGACCGGTCGAACCTGCTCGTCGGGTTCATCATCGCCGGGGCGCTGATGCTCGTGGCGGCAGTCTTCGAGATGTTCCTCGGGGTGCGGGCGGAGCGGCGCTCCCTGGAGAGCGTGGCGGCCCCCCTCACCGCGATAGAAGAGCAGACGGGGTCGGCGTAG
- a CDS encoding universal stress protein, which yields MIEYPKRILLATDGTEDSARAARLAAALAAKCGAELHVAHVWRPGASETVTAAATRPPLPGEPPGYAERQARKVLGAEVRRVEEEGARVAQAHLRPGQPAQTLVALAAQIGADLLVVGSGRPRAVRRAAAPRRPLLGKVADEVVRSAGCPVLVAHREALEGAGGGREA from the coding sequence ATGATCGAGTACCCGAAGAGGATCCTGCTCGCCACCGACGGCACCGAGGACTCGGCCCGGGCGGCCCGCCTCGCGGCGGCCCTCGCCGCGAAGTGCGGGGCGGAGCTGCACGTCGCCCACGTCTGGCGCCCGGGGGCCTCGGAGACGGTGACCGCCGCTGCCACCCGCCCCCCGCTCCCCGGCGAACCCCCCGGCTACGCCGAGCGCCAGGCCCGCAAGGTGCTCGGAGCGGAGGTGCGGCGCGTCGAGGAGGAGGGCGCGCGCGTGGCGCAGGCCCACCTGCGCCCCGGGCAGCCGGCGCAGACGCTCGTGGCGCTCGCGGCGCAGATAGGGGCCGACCTCCTGGTCGTGGGCAGCGGGCGGCCGCGGGCGGTGCGCCGGGCGGCGGCCCCGCGGCGGCCGCTCCTCGGCAAGGTGGCCGACGAGGTCGTCCGCAGCGCCGGCTGCCCGGTGCTGGTGGCCCACCGGGAGGCCCTCGAAGGAGCAGGCGGCGGAAGGGAGGCTTGA
- a CDS encoding sensory rhodopsin transducer — MAEHIGRRRWAIAEGYIPSYSNGPEPQFTSHETACILNTGDAPARIAITVYFADREPAGPYRVTVPPRRTLHLRFNELEDPEPIPCDTDYASVIESDVPVVVQHTRLDSRQAENALLSTVAYPAG; from the coding sequence ATGGCAGAGCACATCGGCAGGCGGCGCTGGGCCATAGCCGAGGGGTACATCCCCTCCTACTCCAACGGGCCCGAGCCCCAGTTCACCAGCCACGAGACCGCCTGCATCCTGAACACCGGCGACGCCCCGGCCCGCATAGCCATCACGGTCTACTTCGCCGACCGGGAGCCCGCGGGCCCCTACCGGGTCACCGTCCCGCCCCGGCGCACGCTGCACCTGCGCTTCAACGAGCTGGAGGACCCGGAGCCGATCCCGTGCGACACCGACTACGCCAGCGTGATCGAGTCCGACGTCCCCGTCGTGGTGCAGCACACCCGGCTGGACTCCCGCCAGGCGGAGAACGCCCTGCTCTCCACCGTGGCCTACCCGGCCGGCTGA
- a CDS encoding thiamine pyrophosphate-requiring protein, translating to MAKSTGQFILERLADWGVRRIYGYPGDGINGLLGAFHEVGDRVEFTQTAHEEIAAFAATAHAKFTGEVGVCMGTSGPGAIHLLNGLYDARLDHQPVVAIVGQQKRMGLGSNYQQEVDLVSLYKDVAHEFVQVCMVPQQAPHLIDRAIRIAKSTRSVTAVIVPDDVAELDYEEPPRAHGAVYSQVGFPSPPRVVPREEDIRRAAEVLNAGERVAMLVGAGAFGAAGEVKEVADILGCGVAKALNGKAALPDDLPFVTGSIGLLGTKPSNDMMENCDTLFMVGTGFPYSEWLPEPGQARGVQIDLDGKMVGIRYPMEVNLVGDAAETLRALIPHLERKQDRSWRRRIEENVRRWWEILDDRAHQSADPLNPQLVFHELSERLPERAILTADSGSGTNWWARHLKVREGMQAALSGTLATMCPAVPYALAAKFAYPDRPVIATVGDGAMQMLGINALIDVGKYWERWADPRLIVLVLNNKDLNQVTWEQRVLAGDPKLEASQVIPDFPFARYAELLGFKGLRVDSPEAVAPAWEEALAADRPVVYEAITDPEVPPLPPHIRFEQASGLARALAKGEPEAVRIVKQSLKGKLTEFTNR from the coding sequence ATGGCAAAGAGCACCGGACAGTTCATCCTCGAGCGCCTCGCCGACTGGGGGGTGAGGAGGATCTACGGCTACCCCGGCGACGGCATAAACGGGCTCCTCGGGGCCTTCCACGAGGTCGGGGACCGGGTAGAGTTCACCCAGACCGCCCACGAGGAGATCGCCGCCTTCGCCGCCACGGCCCACGCCAAGTTCACCGGCGAGGTGGGGGTGTGCATGGGCACCTCGGGGCCCGGCGCGATCCACCTCCTCAACGGCCTCTACGACGCCCGGCTGGACCACCAGCCCGTGGTGGCCATCGTCGGCCAGCAGAAGCGGATGGGGCTGGGGAGCAACTACCAGCAGGAGGTGGACCTCGTCAGCCTCTACAAGGACGTGGCCCACGAGTTCGTGCAGGTGTGCATGGTGCCCCAGCAGGCCCCCCACCTGATAGACCGCGCGATCCGGATCGCCAAGAGCACCCGCTCGGTCACCGCGGTCATCGTCCCCGACGACGTGGCCGAGCTGGACTACGAGGAGCCGCCGCGGGCCCACGGGGCGGTCTACTCGCAGGTGGGCTTCCCCAGCCCCCCGCGCGTCGTGCCCCGGGAGGAGGACATACGGCGCGCCGCCGAGGTGCTCAACGCGGGCGAGCGCGTGGCGATGCTCGTGGGGGCCGGCGCCTTCGGCGCCGCCGGGGAGGTGAAGGAGGTCGCGGACATCCTCGGCTGCGGGGTGGCCAAGGCACTCAACGGCAAGGCGGCGCTCCCGGACGACCTGCCCTTCGTGACCGGCTCCATAGGGCTGCTCGGGACCAAGCCCTCCAACGACATGATGGAGAACTGCGACACCCTGTTCATGGTGGGCACCGGCTTCCCCTACTCCGAGTGGCTGCCGGAGCCCGGCCAGGCCCGCGGCGTCCAGATAGACCTCGACGGCAAGATGGTCGGGATCCGCTACCCGATGGAGGTCAACCTGGTGGGCGACGCCGCCGAGACCCTGCGCGCCCTCATCCCCCACCTCGAGCGCAAGCAGGACCGCTCCTGGCGCCGGCGGATCGAGGAGAACGTCCGGCGGTGGTGGGAGATCCTGGACGACCGGGCGCACCAGAGCGCCGACCCGCTCAACCCGCAGCTGGTCTTCCACGAGCTCTCAGAGCGCCTGCCCGAGCGCGCCATCCTCACCGCCGACTCCGGCTCGGGCACCAACTGGTGGGCCCGGCACCTCAAGGTGCGCGAGGGGATGCAGGCCGCCCTCTCCGGGACGCTCGCGACCATGTGCCCGGCGGTCCCCTACGCCCTGGCGGCCAAGTTCGCCTACCCGGACCGCCCCGTGATCGCCACCGTCGGCGACGGCGCGATGCAGATGCTCGGGATCAACGCGCTCATAGACGTCGGCAAGTACTGGGAGCGGTGGGCCGACCCGCGCCTGATCGTGCTGGTCCTCAACAACAAGGACCTCAACCAGGTGACCTGGGAGCAGCGGGTGCTCGCGGGCGACCCGAAGCTGGAGGCCTCGCAGGTCATCCCGGACTTCCCCTTCGCCCGCTACGCCGAGCTGCTGGGCTTCAAGGGCCTCCGGGTGGACAGCCCGGAGGCGGTGGCCCCGGCCTGGGAGGAGGCGCTCGCCGCCGACCGCCCCGTCGTCTACGAGGCGATCACCGACCCCGAGGTGCCGCCGCTGCCGCCGCACATCCGCTTCGAGCAGGCCTCGGGGCTGGCCCGGGCGCTGGCGAAGGGCGAGCCGGAGGCGGTCAGGATCGTCAAGCAGTCCCTGAAGGGCAAGCTCACGGAGTTCACCAACCGGTGA